Proteins encoded in a region of the Leishmania panamensis strain MHOM/PA/94/PSC-1 chromosome 7 sequence genome:
- a CDS encoding hypothetical protein (TriTrypDB/GeneDB-style sysID: LpmP.07.0390), with translation MSMQLFSFGHPCEHQLHRACIGGSNCPLNGYPDTWCCSFIKGKINFKRDRPCEGPRCYWDYVHPSQSQFDEVTQVLEQSRPIAARLDEASDTDLLSFSISNPHIIDTVQCALHMMRHPPSACARRVGQLLAYATLLAGDQDVFVQLLKTMKKPVDGYILGAYAFLTQGKGSSVGGAGKGGGAFGSGAKKQTKKKDAKEDITATLVNIMVELMNAALSLGGQLVDRVDQHVLQAMLIQALATYPKSDKRHQDMLEKAIAKFGHRRLEEEEAAAVKREAAKREAVTTAGISANVAAPLSAVKQEPSEPPAATFSAAAAGAGGAASANAGVNYSPELSTGEETTTLTASRVPAAATPIAEAAAAAAPAAPASHTAAAAAGSARIASRSSAAAAAVLPAVGGDAVAMTIGIGTTATVQLAGTATPKATVSSVPGTPSRAASSTPLLTTATTSTAGAAPLPATFSTAIHVQQHVALSVPASMSAGQGTTAGVPGTQTMPAAAAPAVSLPAPARTAVVGISKLYPYLAGRAADMSEQLPGVSPIHDPQSHSSRLFICGGQLTVEPLVWNYAPLGDAAANRRFDTPTREYMRIKEKERQRRREARAAHLAANAAGGFPSTSEGFKAAFSFNLDREDSWMGDGLDGDSSSSDVSFL, from the coding sequence ATGTCGATGCAGCTCTTCAGCTTCGGACACCCGTGTGAGCACCAGCTGCACCGGGCGTGTATTGGCGGATCGAATTGCCCATTGAACGGCTACCCAGAcacgtggtgctgcagttTCATCAAAGGCAAGATCAACTTCAAGCGCGACCGCCCGTGCGAGGGGCCGCGGTGCTACTGGGACTACGTACACCCCTCACAGAGCCAGTTCGATGAGGTCACCCAGGTCCTCGAGCAGAGTCGTCCCATCGCAGCCAGGCTGGACGAGGCGAGCGACACCGACCTGCTTTCCTTCAGCATTAGCAACCCGCACATTATCGACACAGTGCAGTGTGCGTTACACATGATGCGACATCCACCCAGCGCATGTGCTCGTCGAGTTGGCCAGCTGCTCGCCTACGCCACCCTCTTGGCTGGTGACCAGGATGTAtttgtgcagctgctgaagacgaTGAAGAAGCCCGTCGATGGGTACATCCTCGGTGCGTATGCCTTCTTGACCCAGGGAAAGGGCAGCAGTGTCGGCGGTGCAGGCAAGGGCGGAGGCGccttcggcagcggcgcgaagAAGCAgaccaaaaaaaaggacgCCAAGGAGGACATCACGGCAACGCTCGTGAACATTATGGTTGAGCTCATGAACGCGGCACTCAGCCTCGGCGGCCAGCTAGTCGATCGCGTGGATCAACAcgtgctgcaggcgatgcTAATCCAGGCACTCGCCACTTACCCGAAGAGCGACAAGCGGCACCAAGACATGCTCGAGAAGGCCATCGCCAAGTTTGGCCATCGCAgactggaggaggaggaggcggcggccgtcAAGCGCGAAGCGGCGAAAAGGGAGGCGGTGACGACGGCGGGTATATCAGCAAATGTCGCCGCGCCACTATCGGCGGTCAAGCAGGAGCCATCGGAGCCTCCCGCCGCGACTTtcagcgccgcagctgctggcgcaggtggcgctgcctctgccaaTGCCGGAGTCAACTATAGCCCAGAGCTTTCCACTGGTGAGGAGACGACCACTTTGACAGCGTCACGTgtccctgcagcagcaacaccgatagctgaagcagcagcggcagcagcgccagcggcgccagcatcccacaccgctgctgccgctgccggctcTGCTCGCATTGCCTCGCggagcagtgccgccgccgccgccgtcctgCCCGCAGTAGGGGGAGATGCCGTGGCGATGACGATCGGCAtcggcaccactgccactgtTCAACTCGCTGGTACTGCGACGCCAAAGGCGACTGTTTCTTCTGTCCCCGGGACACCCAGCCGAGCAGCCTCTTCGACACCTCTCTTGACCACAGCCACAACATCCACAgctggcgccgcgccactgccAGCTACATTCAGTACGGCCATTCATGTTCAACAGCATGTCGCGCTGTCGGTGCCGGCCAGTATGTCAGCGGGACAAGGTACCACGGCGGGTGTTCCGGGCACGCAGACcatgccagctgctgcggctcctGCAGTCTCTCTGCCAGCGCCAGCCCGCACGGCGGTGGTTGGTATCAGCAAGCTTTACCCCTACCTCGCTGGACGTGCCGCCGATATGAGCGAGCAGCTGCCCGGTGTGTCCCCCATTCACGACCCCCAGAGCCACTCCTCGCGGTTATTCATTTGCGGCGGTCAACTCACCGTGGAGCCCCTTGTATGGAATTACGCACCGCTgggcgacgccgctgcgaaCCGACGCTTCGACACTCCCACGCGTGAGTACATGAGGATtaaggagaaggagcgccagcggcgcagggAGGCAAGAGCGGCGCACCTCGCGGCGAACGCAGCTGGTGGTTTCCCGTCTACCTCGGAGGGCTTCAAGGCCGCCTTTTCATTCAACTTGGATAGGGAGGACTCGTGGATGGGCGATGGCCTGGATGGGGatagctcctcctccgacgtCTCCTTTCTCTAG